From the genome of Neodiprion pinetum isolate iyNeoPine1 chromosome 3, iyNeoPine1.2, whole genome shotgun sequence, one region includes:
- the MRP gene encoding multidrug resistance-associated protein 1 isoform X8 gives MSNHSMDNFCGSAFWDLNVTWYTDNPDLTECFQKTVLVWTPCVFLWTFCSMETYYILSSKRRNIPFTWILISKLLLTSLLVILSIADLGYAIYSQANGETVYSVDYCTPLIKLISFAMALVLLLYNRKYGMRTSGLLFLFWFLLASCGAVQYRSIIRGHNQSTEVTYSYVSYMIYYPVVLVLFLLHFFVDGEPRFSEYPPVERPCPETNSSFPSKILFTWFDPMAWKGFKKPLETDDLWAMNPEDTAAEIVPKFDKYWMETLRKTDNAQGTKASFRKSSGQVDFNSARRKKIASILPALCKAFGPTFLFGSLLKLSQDILTFASPQILKFLIAFVETKDSSGNFGEPLWKGYFYAVLLFLTATIQTLVLSQYFNRMFLVGLRIRTALIAAIYRKALRMSNAARKESTVGEIVNLMSVDAQRFMDLTAYINMIWSAPLQIVLALYFLWDTLGASVLAGLAVMIILIPVNALIANKVKTLQIRQMKCKDERVKLMNEVLNGIKVLKLYAWEPSFEQQILKIRNKEIQVLKEAAYLNAGTSFIWSCAPFLVSLVSFATFVLSNEENVLDSTKAFVSLSLFNILRFPLSMLPMMISNMVQTSVSVKRINKFMNSEELDPNNVQHDPSELHPLVIENGTFTWCVDESDKPTLRNINLHVQQGHLVAFVGSVGSGKSSLVSALLGEMDRLGGRVNTKGSIAYVSQQAWIQNATLQDNILFGKSLDKSLYNRVIEACALKPDLEMLPAGDKTEIGEKGINLSGGQKQRVSLARAVYSNADIYFMDDPLSAVDSHVGKHIFDNVIGPSGMLKKKTRVLVTHGITYLPEVDDIIVIKNGEVTERGTYKQLLEKKGAFAEFLVQHLQEVEADAVSEADLDELKQQLESTIGTDDLQQKLSRARSRVSESHSDSGSVNEKRSLNGSLKRQYSIDSHNSVSLLHRNSVKEKDALPVKVGEKLIEVEKTETGSVKWKVYSHYLRSIGWFLTVSTIVMNAVFQIFSIGSNAWLSKWSDDNTTVSDTSKRDMYLGVYGGLGLGQAIFTLAASFSLALGSIIASITLHEVMLSNSMKSPLSFFDQTPMGRILNRFGKDVDIIDNTLPNNFRSWIQTFFSAVGTVVAICYSTPLFAVVILPIGVVYYFVQRFYVATSRQLKRLESVSRSPIYSHFGESVTGAPTIRAYGLQDRFIAESESRVDFNQVCYYPSVIANRWLAIRLEMVGNLIIFFAALFSVLPKEDLTAGGVGFSLSYALQITQTLNWLVRMTSDVETNIVAVERIKEYGETPQEAPWEIPNCSPPADWPSEGRVEFRDYKVRYREGLDLVLKGLTFTVNGGEKVGIVGRTGAGKSSLTLSLFRIIEAAGGKIFIDGLDISQMGLHALRSRLTIIPQDPVLFSGTLRLNLDPFEQHTDDQVWKALEHAHLKEFVKGLPSGLLHEVTEGGDNLSVGQRQLICLARALLRKTRVLILDEATAAVDLETDDLIQRTIREEFKNCTVLTIAHRLNTILDSDRVIVLDKGYITEFDDPETLIQQKTSAFYSMAKDAGLAA, from the exons ATGTCAAACCATTCGATGGACAACTTTTGTGGCTCTGCGTTTTGG gATCTAAACGTGACGTGGTATACAGACAATCCAGATCTCACAGAATGCTTTCAAAAAACAGTATTAGTATGGACGCCTTGTGTATTTCTCTGGACATTTTGTTCAATGGAAACTTACTACATCTTAAGTAGCAAAAGAAGGAACATACCGTTTACATGGATACTTATATCTAAACTATTACTAACTTCTCTGTTAGTCATACTTTCGATAGCTGATCTTGGCTATGCAATCTATTCTCAGGCCAATGGTGAAACAGTTTACAGCGTGGATTATTGCACCCCGCTTATCAAGCTCATCAGTTTT GCTATGGCGTTAGTGCTACTTTTATACAATAGGAAATATGGAATGCGGACATCTGGATTACTTTTCCTGTTCTGGTTCTTACTTGCTTCGTGCGGGGCCGTCCAGTACAGAAGTATAATACGTGGACATAATCAATCG accGAGGTAACATACTCATATGTCTCTTACATGATCTATTATCCAGTGGTTCTGGTCCTGTTCTTGCTACACTTTTTCGTTGATGGCGAACCAAGGTTTTCTGAATATCCACCG GTGGAACGACCATGTCCCGAAACAAATTCATCGTTTCCATCGAAAATCCTGTTCACTTGGTTTGATCCTATGGCATGGAAAGGTTTTAAAAAACCTCTTGAAACAGATGATCTCTGGGCAATGAATCCTGAAGATACAGCTGCAGAAATTGTACCAAAGTTTGATAAATATTGGATGGAAACTTTAAGAAAAACGGATAA TGCACAAGGTACGAAGGCATCATTCAGAAAATCCTCAGGTCAAGTAGACTTCAATAGTGccagacgaaaaaaaatagccTCGATCTTGCCAGCTCTCTGCAAGGCGTTCGgaccaacatttttatttggcTCACTACTGAAACTGTCTCAGGATATTTTAACATTCGCCAGTCCACAAATATTGAA ATTTCTCATTGCTTTTGTTGAAACCAAGGACTCTAGTGGCAATTTTGGCGAACCTTTGTGGAAGGGATACTTTTATGCTGTCCTACTTTTCTTAACGGCAACTATTCAAACACTGGTCTTGTCTCAATACTTCAATCGAATGTTTTTAGTTGGGTTACGGATTCGCACAGCACTGATTGCAGCTATTTATCGTAAAGCTTTGAGAATGTCAAATGCTGCGCGTAAAGAGTCAACTGTTGGCGAAATCGTAAATCTAATGTCCGTCGATGCTCAAAGATTCATGGACCTAACTGCGTACATAAACATGATTTGGTCAGCACCATTGCAGATTGTGCTCGCTTTGTATTTCTTATGGGATACCCTTGGAGCATCCGTGCTGGCTGGTCTTGCTGTTATGATTATCTTAATCCCAGTCAATGCACTGATTGCTAATAAAGTAAAAACGCTACAAATCAGGCAAATGAAGTGCAAAGATGAAAGAGTTAAATTAATGAACGAGGTATTGAATGGCATTAAAGTTCTAAAGCTATATGCCTGGGAACCATCTTTTGAACAGCAAATATTGAAGATTAGGAACAAAGAGATACAGGTTTTGAAGGAAGCTGCTTACCTCAATGCTGGTACAAGCTTCATCTGGTCCTGCGCCCCTTTTTTG GTCTCTCTGGTATCGTTCGCCACATTTGTACTTTCCAATGAAGAAAACGTTTTGGACAGTACGAAGGCCTTTGTTTCTCTCAGTTTATTCAATATCCTGAGATTTCCGCTCTCCATGTTACCCATGATGATCAGCAATATGGTCCAA ACATCAGTATCTGTGAAGCGTATTAACAAATTCATGAATTCAGAAGAATTGGATCCCAACAATGTGCAACATGACCCATCTGAAC TGCATCCCTTGGTTATTGAAAATGGAACTTTCACATGGTGTGTTGATGAATCTGATAAGCCAACGCTGCGAAATATTAATTTGCATGTTCAGCAAGGACACCTTGTAGCTTTTGTCGGCTCGGTAGGTTCAGGAAAAAGCTCTCTGGTATCAGCACTGCTTGGTGAAATGGATCGGTTGGGTGGCAGAGTGAACACGAAG GGTTCGATCGCCTACGTGTCACAGCAAGCCTGGATTCAAAATGCAACATTGCAAGACAACATTCTATTTGGCAAATCTCTCGATAAAAGTCTTTACAACCGTGTCATTGAAGCATGCGCTCTAAAACCAGATCTTGAAATGTTGCCGGCGGGAGATAAGACCGAAATTGGTGAAAAAGGTATCAACTTGTCTGGTGGGCAAAAACAAAGAGTATCTTTGGCTAGAGCTGTTTACAGTAACGCAGACATATATTTCATGGATGATCCTTTAAGTGCGGTGGATTCTCACGTTGGCAAACATATTTTTGATAATGTCATTGGCCCTAGTGGAATGCTAAAGAAAAAGACAAGAGTCTTAGTTACACACGGAATTACTTATTTGCCAGAAGTGGATgacattattgttattaaaaatggCGAAGTAACTGAACGTGGCACGTACAAGCAATTGTTGGAAAAGAAGGGTGCCTTTGCTGAGTTTCTGGTACAACATCTGCAAGAAg TGGAGGCTGATGCAGTATCAGAAGCAGACCTTGATGAACTAAAACAACAGCTTGAATCAACGATTGGCACGGATGATTTGCAGCAAAAGTTATCAAGAGCTAGATCCAGGGTATCTGAAAGTCACAGTGATTCTGGATCTGTGAATGAAAAACGATCACTTAACGGTTCACTTAAAAG ACAATATTCAATAGATAGTCACAACTCTGTTAGTTTGCTTCATAGAAATAGTGTCAAGGAAAAAGATGCATTACCAGTTAAGGTTGGAGAAAAACTCATCGAggttgaaaaaactgaaaccGGAAGC GTCAAATGGAAAGTGTATTCTCACTATCTTCGCTCTATAGGCTGGTTTTTAACCGTTTCCACGATTGTAATGAATGCTGTGTTCCAAATATTCAGTATTGGCTCCAATGCATGGCTCAGTAAATGGTCAGATGATAACACGACAGTTTCAGACACTTCAAAGAGAGACATGTACCTCGGAGTGTATGGAGGACTTGGTCTTGGGCAAG CAATATTCACACTTGCTGCCTCGTTCTCCCTGGCTCTTGGCTCCATAATAGCGTCTATTACACTTCACGAAGTTATGTTGAGCAATTCTATGAAGTCTCCACTTTCCTTCTTTGATCAAACTCCAATGGGTCGAATCTTGAATCGGTTTGGCAAGGATGTGGATATCATTGACAACACCTTGCCAAACAATTTCCGAAGTTGGATTCAGACGTTCTTTTCG GCAGTTGGCACTGTTGTAGCAATTTGTTACAGCACACCACTTTTTGCAGTTGTAATCCTACCAATAGGGGTTGTTTATTACTTTGTTCAGCGTTTCTATGTTGCAACTTCGCGACAGTTGAAACGGTTGGAATCTGTTTCTAGATCCCCTATTTACTCCCATTTTGGTGAATCTGTTACAG GTGCTCCAACAATCAGAGCCTATGGTTTGCAAGACAGATTCATTGCTGAATCTGAAAGCAGAGTAGACTTTAATCAAGTCTGCTATTATCCCAGTGTTATTGCAAATCG GTGGTTAGCGATACGATTGGAAATGGTGGGAAACCTGATCATATTTTTTGCTGCTCTATTTTCCGTCCTTCCAAAAGAAGATTTGACTGCAGGTGGTGTAGGATTCTCATTGAGCTACGCTCTTCAA ATTACACAAACCTTGAACTGGCTGGTAAGAATGACATCCGACGTAGAAACAAACATTGTTGCCGTCGAAAGAATAAAGGAGTATGGCGAAACACCTCAAGAAGCGCCGTGGGAGATTCCTAATTGTAGTCCACCAGCAGATTGGCCCAGCGAAGGGCGCGTTGAATTCAGAGACTACAAAGTTAGGTATAGGGAAGGATTAGACCTTGTGCTCAAAGGTTTGACCTTTACTGTCAACGGCGGCGAGAAGGTTGGCATTGTCGGCAGAACCGGAGCAGGAAAATCATCGCTAACACTGTCGCTGTTCAGAATAATCGAGGCTGCTGGTGGAAAGATTTTTATTGATGGTCTAGATATATCACAGATGGGTCTTCATGCCTTGAGATCGAGACTAACGATTATACCCCAGGACCCAGTATTGTTTTCTGGTACCTTGAGGCTGAACTTAGATCCATTTGAACAGCACACAGATGATCAAGTTTGGAAAGCGTTAGAACATGCCCACTTGAAAGAATTCGTTAAAG GTCTGCCGTCCGGTTTGTTGCACGAAGTGACAGAAGGTGGAGATAATTTGAGTGTTGGTCAACGGCAATTAATATGCCTGGCTCGAGCTTTGTTGAGAAAGACACGAGTGCTTATATTAGATGAAGCAACTGCTGCTGTCGATCTGGAAACCGATGATCTTATCCAGCGGACCATTAGAGAAGAGTTTAAAAATTGCACTGTACTTACAATTGCACACAGGCTGAATACAATACTCGATTCAGATAG agtTATCGTATTAGATAAAGGTTACATCACAGAGTTTGACGACCCGGAAACGCTAATCCAACAAAAAACTAGTGCATTCTATAGTATGGCCAAGGATGCTGGTTTAGCAgcgtaa
- the MRP gene encoding multidrug resistance-associated protein 1 isoform X7, which produces MSNHSMDNFCGSAFWDLNVTWYTDNPDLTECFQKTVLVWTPCVFLWTFCSMETYYILSSKRRNIPFTWILISKLLLTSLLVILSIADLGYAIYSQANGETVYSVDYCTPLIKLISFAMALVLLLYNRKYGMRTSGLLFLFWFLLASCGAVQYRSIIRGHNQSTEVTYSYVSYMIYYPVVLVLFLLHFFVDGEPRFSEYPPVERPCPETNSSFPSKILFTWFDPMAWKGFKKPLETDDLWAMNPEDTAAEIVPKFDKYWMETLRKTDNAQGTKASFRKSSGQVDFNSARRKKIASILPALCKAFGPTFLFGSLLKLSQDILTFASPQILKFLIAFVETKDSSGNFGEPLWKGYFYAVLLFLTATIQTLVLSQYFNRMFLVGLRIRTALIAAIYRKALRMSNAARKESTVGEIVNLMSVDAQRFMDLTAYINMIWSAPLQIVLALYFLWDTLGASVLAGLAVMIILIPVNALIANKVKTLQIRQMKCKDERVKLMNEVLNGIKVLKLYAWEPSFEQQILKIRNKEIQVLKEAAYLNAGTSFIWSCAPFLVSLVSFATFVLSNEENVLDSTKAFVSLSLFNILRFPLSMLPMMISNMVQTSVSVKRINKFMNSEELDPNNVQHDPSELHPLVIENGTFTWCVDESDKPTLRNINLHVQQGHLVAFVGSVGSGKSSLVSALLGEMDRLGGRVNTKGSIAYVSQQAWIQNATLQDNILFGKSLDKSLYNRVIEACALKPDLEMLPAGDKTEIGEKGINLSGGQKQRVSLARAVYSNADIYFMDDPLSAVDSHVGKHIFDNVIGPSGMLKKKTRVLVTHGITYLPEVDDIIVIKNGEVTERGTYKQLLEKKGAFAEFLVQHLQEVEADAVSEADLDELKQQLESTIGTDDLQQKLSRARSRVSESHSDSGSVNEKRSLNGSLKRQYSIDSHNSVSLLHRNSVKEKDALPVKVGEKLIEVEKTETGSVKWKVYSHYLRSIGWFLTVSTIVMNAVFQIFSIGSNAWLSKWSDDNTTVSDTSKRDMYLGVYGGLGLGQALASFLYDLAPQLGCWLAARRMHLVMLRGVMRAPLTFFDTTPTGRIISRFAKDVDVLDTSLPQQISDSIYCLFEAVGTVVAICYSTPLFAVVILPIGVVYYFVQRFYVATSRQLKRLESVSRSPIYSHFGESVTGAPTIRAYGLQDRFIAESESRVDFNQVCYYPSVIANRWLAIRLEMVGNLIIFFAALFSVLPKEDLTAGGVGFSLSYALQITQTLNWLVRMTSDVETNIVAVERIKEYGETPQEAPWEIPNCSPPADWPSEGRVEFRDYKVRYREGLDLVLKGLTFTVNGGEKVGIVGRTGAGKSSLTLSLFRIIEAAGGKIFIDGLDISQMGLHALRSRLTIIPQDPVLFSGTLRLNLDPFEQHTDDQVWKALEHAHLKEFVKGLPSGLLHEVTEGGDNLSVGQRQLICLARALLRKTRVLILDEATAAVDLETDDLIQRTIREEFKNCTVLTIAHRLNTILDSDRVIVLDKGYITEFDDPETLIQQKTSAFYSMAKDAGLAA; this is translated from the exons ATGTCAAACCATTCGATGGACAACTTTTGTGGCTCTGCGTTTTGG gATCTAAACGTGACGTGGTATACAGACAATCCAGATCTCACAGAATGCTTTCAAAAAACAGTATTAGTATGGACGCCTTGTGTATTTCTCTGGACATTTTGTTCAATGGAAACTTACTACATCTTAAGTAGCAAAAGAAGGAACATACCGTTTACATGGATACTTATATCTAAACTATTACTAACTTCTCTGTTAGTCATACTTTCGATAGCTGATCTTGGCTATGCAATCTATTCTCAGGCCAATGGTGAAACAGTTTACAGCGTGGATTATTGCACCCCGCTTATCAAGCTCATCAGTTTT GCTATGGCGTTAGTGCTACTTTTATACAATAGGAAATATGGAATGCGGACATCTGGATTACTTTTCCTGTTCTGGTTCTTACTTGCTTCGTGCGGGGCCGTCCAGTACAGAAGTATAATACGTGGACATAATCAATCG accGAGGTAACATACTCATATGTCTCTTACATGATCTATTATCCAGTGGTTCTGGTCCTGTTCTTGCTACACTTTTTCGTTGATGGCGAACCAAGGTTTTCTGAATATCCACCG GTGGAACGACCATGTCCCGAAACAAATTCATCGTTTCCATCGAAAATCCTGTTCACTTGGTTTGATCCTATGGCATGGAAAGGTTTTAAAAAACCTCTTGAAACAGATGATCTCTGGGCAATGAATCCTGAAGATACAGCTGCAGAAATTGTACCAAAGTTTGATAAATATTGGATGGAAACTTTAAGAAAAACGGATAA TGCACAAGGTACGAAGGCATCATTCAGAAAATCCTCAGGTCAAGTAGACTTCAATAGTGccagacgaaaaaaaatagccTCGATCTTGCCAGCTCTCTGCAAGGCGTTCGgaccaacatttttatttggcTCACTACTGAAACTGTCTCAGGATATTTTAACATTCGCCAGTCCACAAATATTGAA ATTTCTCATTGCTTTTGTTGAAACCAAGGACTCTAGTGGCAATTTTGGCGAACCTTTGTGGAAGGGATACTTTTATGCTGTCCTACTTTTCTTAACGGCAACTATTCAAACACTGGTCTTGTCTCAATACTTCAATCGAATGTTTTTAGTTGGGTTACGGATTCGCACAGCACTGATTGCAGCTATTTATCGTAAAGCTTTGAGAATGTCAAATGCTGCGCGTAAAGAGTCAACTGTTGGCGAAATCGTAAATCTAATGTCCGTCGATGCTCAAAGATTCATGGACCTAACTGCGTACATAAACATGATTTGGTCAGCACCATTGCAGATTGTGCTCGCTTTGTATTTCTTATGGGATACCCTTGGAGCATCCGTGCTGGCTGGTCTTGCTGTTATGATTATCTTAATCCCAGTCAATGCACTGATTGCTAATAAAGTAAAAACGCTACAAATCAGGCAAATGAAGTGCAAAGATGAAAGAGTTAAATTAATGAACGAGGTATTGAATGGCATTAAAGTTCTAAAGCTATATGCCTGGGAACCATCTTTTGAACAGCAAATATTGAAGATTAGGAACAAAGAGATACAGGTTTTGAAGGAAGCTGCTTACCTCAATGCTGGTACAAGCTTCATCTGGTCCTGCGCCCCTTTTTTG GTCTCTCTGGTATCGTTCGCCACATTTGTACTTTCCAATGAAGAAAACGTTTTGGACAGTACGAAGGCCTTTGTTTCTCTCAGTTTATTCAATATCCTGAGATTTCCGCTCTCCATGTTACCCATGATGATCAGCAATATGGTCCAA ACATCAGTATCTGTGAAGCGTATTAACAAATTCATGAATTCAGAAGAATTGGATCCCAACAATGTGCAACATGACCCATCTGAAC TGCATCCCTTGGTTATTGAAAATGGAACTTTCACATGGTGTGTTGATGAATCTGATAAGCCAACGCTGCGAAATATTAATTTGCATGTTCAGCAAGGACACCTTGTAGCTTTTGTCGGCTCGGTAGGTTCAGGAAAAAGCTCTCTGGTATCAGCACTGCTTGGTGAAATGGATCGGTTGGGTGGCAGAGTGAACACGAAG GGTTCGATCGCCTACGTGTCACAGCAAGCCTGGATTCAAAATGCAACATTGCAAGACAACATTCTATTTGGCAAATCTCTCGATAAAAGTCTTTACAACCGTGTCATTGAAGCATGCGCTCTAAAACCAGATCTTGAAATGTTGCCGGCGGGAGATAAGACCGAAATTGGTGAAAAAGGTATCAACTTGTCTGGTGGGCAAAAACAAAGAGTATCTTTGGCTAGAGCTGTTTACAGTAACGCAGACATATATTTCATGGATGATCCTTTAAGTGCGGTGGATTCTCACGTTGGCAAACATATTTTTGATAATGTCATTGGCCCTAGTGGAATGCTAAAGAAAAAGACAAGAGTCTTAGTTACACACGGAATTACTTATTTGCCAGAAGTGGATgacattattgttattaaaaatggCGAAGTAACTGAACGTGGCACGTACAAGCAATTGTTGGAAAAGAAGGGTGCCTTTGCTGAGTTTCTGGTACAACATCTGCAAGAAg TGGAGGCTGATGCAGTATCAGAAGCAGACCTTGATGAACTAAAACAACAGCTTGAATCAACGATTGGCACGGATGATTTGCAGCAAAAGTTATCAAGAGCTAGATCCAGGGTATCTGAAAGTCACAGTGATTCTGGATCTGTGAATGAAAAACGATCACTTAACGGTTCACTTAAAAG ACAATATTCAATAGATAGTCACAACTCTGTTAGTTTGCTTCATAGAAATAGTGTCAAGGAAAAAGATGCATTACCAGTTAAGGTTGGAGAAAAACTCATCGAggttgaaaaaactgaaaccGGAAGC GTCAAATGGAAAGTGTATTCTCACTATCTTCGCTCTATAGGCTGGTTTTTAACCGTTTCCACGATTGTAATGAATGCTGTGTTCCAAATATTCAGTATTGGCTCCAATGCATGGCTCAGTAAATGGTCAGATGATAACACGACAGTTTCAGACACTTCAAAGAGAGACATGTACCTCGGAGTGTATGGAGGACTTGGTCTTGGGCAAG CGTTGGCGAGCTTTTTGTATGATTTGGCTCCGCAGCTGGGTTGTTGGTTGGCTGCTCGTCGGATGCACCTAGTGATGCTGCGCGGAGTGATGCGTGCTCCATTGACCTTCTTTGACACGACCCCAACTGGTCGCATTATCTCCAGGTTTGCTAAAGACGTGGATGTACTGGATACTTCACTCCCCCAACAAATTTCAGATAGCATCTATTGCCTATTTGAG GCAGTTGGCACTGTTGTAGCAATTTGTTACAGCACACCACTTTTTGCAGTTGTAATCCTACCAATAGGGGTTGTTTATTACTTTGTTCAGCGTTTCTATGTTGCAACTTCGCGACAGTTGAAACGGTTGGAATCTGTTTCTAGATCCCCTATTTACTCCCATTTTGGTGAATCTGTTACAG GTGCTCCAACAATCAGAGCCTATGGTTTGCAAGACAGATTCATTGCTGAATCTGAAAGCAGAGTAGACTTTAATCAAGTCTGCTATTATCCCAGTGTTATTGCAAATCG GTGGTTAGCGATACGATTGGAAATGGTGGGAAACCTGATCATATTTTTTGCTGCTCTATTTTCCGTCCTTCCAAAAGAAGATTTGACTGCAGGTGGTGTAGGATTCTCATTGAGCTACGCTCTTCAA ATTACACAAACCTTGAACTGGCTGGTAAGAATGACATCCGACGTAGAAACAAACATTGTTGCCGTCGAAAGAATAAAGGAGTATGGCGAAACACCTCAAGAAGCGCCGTGGGAGATTCCTAATTGTAGTCCACCAGCAGATTGGCCCAGCGAAGGGCGCGTTGAATTCAGAGACTACAAAGTTAGGTATAGGGAAGGATTAGACCTTGTGCTCAAAGGTTTGACCTTTACTGTCAACGGCGGCGAGAAGGTTGGCATTGTCGGCAGAACCGGAGCAGGAAAATCATCGCTAACACTGTCGCTGTTCAGAATAATCGAGGCTGCTGGTGGAAAGATTTTTATTGATGGTCTAGATATATCACAGATGGGTCTTCATGCCTTGAGATCGAGACTAACGATTATACCCCAGGACCCAGTATTGTTTTCTGGTACCTTGAGGCTGAACTTAGATCCATTTGAACAGCACACAGATGATCAAGTTTGGAAAGCGTTAGAACATGCCCACTTGAAAGAATTCGTTAAAG GTCTGCCGTCCGGTTTGTTGCACGAAGTGACAGAAGGTGGAGATAATTTGAGTGTTGGTCAACGGCAATTAATATGCCTGGCTCGAGCTTTGTTGAGAAAGACACGAGTGCTTATATTAGATGAAGCAACTGCTGCTGTCGATCTGGAAACCGATGATCTTATCCAGCGGACCATTAGAGAAGAGTTTAAAAATTGCACTGTACTTACAATTGCACACAGGCTGAATACAATACTCGATTCAGATAG agtTATCGTATTAGATAAAGGTTACATCACAGAGTTTGACGACCCGGAAACGCTAATCCAACAAAAAACTAGTGCATTCTATAGTATGGCCAAGGATGCTGGTTTAGCAgcgtaa